One genomic window of Arvicola amphibius chromosome 4, mArvAmp1.2, whole genome shotgun sequence includes the following:
- the Myh1 gene encoding myosin-1 isoform X4: MSSDAEMAVFGEAAPYLRKSEKERIEAQNKPFDAKSSVFVVDPKESFVKATVQSREGGKVTAKTEGGATVTVKDDQVFPMNPPKYDKIEDMAMMTHLHEPAVLYNLKERYAAWMIYTYSGLFCVTVNPYKWLPVYNAEVVAAYRGKKRQEAPPHIFSISDNAYQFMLTDRENQSILITGESGAGKTVNTKRVIQYFATIAVTGEKKKEEATSGKMQGTLEDQIISANPLLEAFGNAKTVRNDNSSRFGKFIRIHFGTTGKLASADIETYLLEKSRVTFQLKAERSYHIFYQIMSNKKPDLIEMLLITTNPYDYAFVSQGEITVPSIDDQEELMATDSAIDILGFTSDERVSIYKLTGAVMHYGNMKFKQKQREEQAEPDGTEVADKAAYLQNLNSADLLKALCYPRVKVGNEYVTKGQTVQQVYNSVGALAKAVYEKMFLWMVTRINQQLDTKQPRQYFIGVLDIAGFEIFDFNSLEQLCINFTNEKLQQFFNHHMFVLEQEEYKKEGIEWEFIDFGMDLAACIELIEKPMGIFSILEEECMFPKATDTSFKNKLYEQHLGKSNNFQKPKPAKGKVEAHFSLVHYAGTVDYNIAGWLDKNKDPLNETVVGLYQKSSMKTLAYLFSGAAAAAEAGRAKKKGSSFQTVSALFRENLNKLMTNLRSTHPHFVRCIIPNETKTPGAMEHELVLHQLRCNGVLEGIRICRKGFPSRILYADFKQRYKVLNASAIPEGQFIDSKKASEKLLGSIDIDHTQYKFGHTKVFFKAGLLGLLEEMRDDKLAQLITRTQAMCRGFLARVEYQKMVERRESIFCIQYNVRAFMNVKHWPWMKLYFKIKPLLKSAETEKEMANMKEEFEKAKENLAKAEAKRKELEEKMVALMQEKNDLQLQVQAEADSLADAEERCDQLIKTKIQLEAKIKEVTERAEDEEEINAELTAKKRKLEDECSELKKDIDDLELTLAKVEKEKHATENKVKNLTEEMAGLDETIAKLTKEKKALQEAHQQTLDDLQAEEDKVNTLTKAKIKLEQQVDDLEGSLEQEKKIRMDLERAKRKLEGDLKLAQESTMDVENDKQQLDEKLKKKEFEMSNLQSKIEDEQALGMQLQKKIKELQARIEELEEEIEAERASRAKAEKQRSDLSRELEEISERLEEAGGATSAQIEMNKKREAEFQKMRRDLEEATLQHEATAATLRKKHADSVAELGEQIDNLQRVKQKLEKEKSEMKMEIDDLASNMEVISKSKGNLEKMCRTLEDQVSELKTKEEEQQRLINELTAQRGRLQTESGEYSRQLDEKDSLVSQLSRGKQAFTQQIEELKRQLEEEIKAKSALAHALQSSRHDCDLLREQYEEEQEAKAELQRAMSKANSEVAQWRTKYETDAIQRTEELEEAKKKLAQRLQDAEEHVEAVNAKCASLEKTKQRLQNEVEDLMIDVERTNAACAALDKKQRNFDKILAEWKQKYEETHAELEASQKESRSLSTELFKVKNAYEESLDHLETLKRENKNLQQEISDLTEQIAEGGKRIHELEKIKKQIEQEKSELQAALEEAEASLEHEEGKILRIQLELNQVKSEIDRKIAEKDEEIDQLKRNHIRVVESMQSTLDAEIRSRNDAIRIKKKMEGDLNEMEIQLNHSNRMAAEALRNYRNTQGILKDTQLHLDDALRGQEDLKEQLAMVERRANLLQAEIEELRATLEQTERSRKIAEQELLDASERVQLLHTQNTSLINTKKKLETDISQIQGEMEDIVQEARNAEEKAKKAITDAAMMAEELKKEQDTSAHLERMKKNMEQTVKDLQHRLDEAEQLALKGGKKQIQKLEARVRELEGEVENEQKRNVEAIKGLRKHERRVKELTYQTEEDRKNVLRLQDLVDKLQSKVKAYKRQAEEAEEQSNVNLAKFRKLQHELEEAEERADIAESQVNKLRVKSREVHTKVISEE; the protein is encoded by the exons ATGAGTTCCGACGCCGAGATGGCCGTTTTCGGGGAGGCTGCTCCTTACCTCCGAAAGTCTGAAAAGGAGCGAATCGAGGCTCAGAACAAGCCTTTCGATGCCAAGTCATCCGTGTTCGTGGTGGACCCTAAGGAGTCTTTTGTGAAGGCAACAGTGCAGAGCAGGGAAGGGGGCAAGGTGACAGCCAAGACCGAAGGAGGAGCT ACTGTAACAGTaaaggatgatcaagtcttccccATGAACCCTCCCAAGTACGACAAGATCGAGGACATGGCCATGATGACCCACCTGCATGAGCCCGCCGTGCTGTACAACCTCAAAGAGCGCTATGCAGCCTGGATGATCTAT ACCTACTCGGGCCTGTTCTGCGTCACCGTCAACCCCTACAAGTGGCTGCCGGTGTACAACGCAGAGGTGGTGGCGGCCTACCGAGGCAAAAAGCGCCAGGAGGCCCCgccccacatcttctccatctCTGACAACGCCTACCAGTTCATGCTGACGG ATCGGGAGAATCAGTCTATTTTGATCAC TGGAGAATCTGGGGCCGGAAAAACTGTGAACACCAAGCGTGTCATCCAGTACTTTGCAACAATTGCAGTCactggggagaagaagaaggaggaggcgACTTCTGGCAAAATGCAG GGGACTCTGGAAGATCAAATCATCAGCGCCAACCCCCTGCTAGAGGCTTTTGGCAACGCCAAGACCGTGAGGAATGACAACTCCTCTCGCTTT GGTAAATTCATCAGGATCCACTTCGGCACCACAGGGAAACTGGCTTCTGCTGATATTGAAACAT ATCTTCTGGAGAAGTCTAGAGTCACTTTCCAGCTAAAAGCTGAAAGGAGCTACCACATCTTCTATCAGATCATGTCTAACAAGAAGCCAGATCTAATTG AAATGCTCCTGATCACCACCAACCCATATGACTACGCCTTTGTCAGTCAGGGGGAGATCACAGTGCCCAGCATTGATGACCAAGAAGAGCTGATGGCCACAGAT AGTGCCATTGATATTCTGGGCTTCACTTCTGATGAAAGAGTCTCCATCTATAAGCTCACAGGAGCCGTGATGCATTATGGGAACATGAAGTTCAAGCAGAAGCAACGGGAGGAGCAAGCTGAGCCAGATGGCACTGAAG TTGCTGACAAGGCTGCCTATCTCCAGAATCTGAACTCTGCTGACCTGCTCAAAGCCCTGTGCTACCCCAGGGTCAAGGTCGGCAATGAGTACGTCACCAAAGGCCAGACGGTGCAGCAG GTGTACAACTCAGTGGGCGCCCTGGCCAAAGCCGTCTACGAGAAGATGTTCCTATGGATGGTCACCCGCATCAACCAGCAGCTGGACACTAAGCAGCCCAGGCAGTACTTCATCGGGGTCTTGGACATTGCTGGCTTTGAGATCTTTGAT TTCAACAGCCTGGAGCAGCTGTGCATCAACTTCACCAACGAGAAGCTGCAGCAGTTCTTCAACCACCACATGTTcgtgctggagcaggaggagtACAAGAAGGAAGGCATCGAGTGGGAGTTCATCGACTTCGGGATGGACCTGGCCGCCTGCATCGAGCTCATCGAGAAG CCGATGGGCATCTTCTCCATCCTGGAAGAGGAGTGCATGTTCCCCAAGGCAACAGACACCTCCTTCAAGAACAAGCTGTATGAACAGCATCTTGGAAAGTCCAACAACTTCCAGAAGCCCAAGCCTGCCAAAGGCAAGGTGGAAGCCCACTTCTCTCTGGTGCACTATGCGGGCACTGTAGACTACAACATTGCCGGCTGGCTGGACAAGAACAAGGACCCCCTGAATGAGACTGTGGTGGGGCTCTACCAGAAGTCTTCAATGAAAACTCTGGCTTACCTCTTCTctggggcagcagcagcagctgaagcAGGTA GGGCCAAGAAGAAGGGTTCTTCTTTCCAGACTGTGTCAGCCCTCTTCAGG GAGAATCTGAACAAGTTGATGACCAACCTGAGGAGCACCCACCCCCACTTTGTGCGGTGCATCATCCCTAATGAAACTAAGACTCCTG GTGCCATGGAGCACGAACTGGTCCTGCACCAGCTGAGGTGTAACGGTGTGCTGGAAGGCATCCGCATCTGTAGGAAGGGCTTCCCCAGCAGGATCCTCTATGCAGACTTCAAGCagag ATACAAGGTGTTAAACGCAAGCGCCATCCCCGAGGGACAATTCATCGATAGCAAGAAGGCTTCTGAGAAGCTCCTTGGCTCCATCGACATTGACCACACTCAGTATAAGTTTGGTCACACCAAG GTCTTCTTCAAAGCTGGTCTTCTGGGGCTCCTAGAGGAGATGAGAGATGACAAGTTGGCCCAGCTGATTACCCGCACCCAGGCCATGTGCAGAGGGTTCTTGGCAAGAGTGGAGTACCAGAAGATGGTGGAGAGGAG AGAGTCCATCTTCTGCATCCAGTACAATGTCCGTGCCTTCATGAATGTGAAGCACTGGCCCTGGATGAAGCTGTATTTCAAGATCAAACCTCTCCTGAAGAGCGCAGAGACCGAGAAGGAGATGGCCAACATGAAGGAAGAATTTGAAAAAGCTAAGGAAAACCTTGCCAAGGCAGAGGCCaaaaggaaagaactggaagAGAAGATGGTAGCTCTGATGCAAGAGAAAAATGACCTGCAGCTCCAAGTTCAGGCT GAAGCAGACAGCTTGGCTGATGCAGAGGAACGATGCGACCAGCTGATCAAAACCAAAATCCAGCTGGAGGCCAAAATCAAAGAGGTGACCGAGAGAGCAGAGGACGAGGAGGAGATCAACGCCGAGCTGACGGCCaagaagaggaagctggaggaCGAGTGCTCAGAGCTGAAGAAAGACATCGACGATCTTGAGCTGACCCTGGCCAAGGTGGAGAAGGAGAAGCACGCCACAGAGAACAAG GTGAAAAACCTCACAGAGGAGATGGCGGGCCTGGACGAAACCATCGCCAAGCTGACCAAGGAGAAGAAGGCCCTCCAAGAGGCCCACCAGCAGACGCTGGATGACCTGCAGGCAGAGGAGGACAAAGTCAACACTCTGACCAAAGCCAAAATCAAGCTTGAACAGCAAGTGGATGAT CTTGAAGGCTCTctggaacaagaaaagaaaatccggATGGACCTAGAGAGGGCGAAGAGAAAGCTAGAGGGGGACCTCAAATTGGCCCAAGAATCCACAATGGATGTAGAAAACGACAAGCAGCAGCTtgatgaaaaacttaaaaa GAAAGAGTTTGAGATGAGCAATCTGCAGAGCAAGATTGAAGACGAGCAGGCCCTCGGCATGCAGCTGCAGAAGAAGATCAAGGAGCTGCAG GCCCGCAtcgaggagctggaggaggaaatCGAGGCAGAGAGGGCCTCCAGGGCCAAAGCAGAGAAGCAGCGCTCTGACCTCTCCCGGGAACTGGAGGAGATCAGCGAGAGGCTGGAGGAAGCTGGCGGAGCCACTTCTGCCCAGATCGAGATGAACAAGAAGAGAGAGGCTGAGTTCCAGAAGATGCGCAGGGACCTGGAGGAGGCCACCCTGCAGCATGAAGCCACAGCAGCCACCCTGAGGAAGAAGCACGCAGACAGCGTGGCTGAGCTTGGGGAGCAGATTGACAACCTGCAGCGGGTCAAGCAGaagctggagaaggagaagagcgAGATGAAGATGGAGATCGACGACCTCGCTAGTAACATGGAGGTTATTTCCAAATCCAAG GGCAACCTTGAAAAGATGTGCCGCACCCTGGAAGACCAAGTCAGTGAGCTGAAGACCAAGGAGGAAGAACAGCAGCGGCTGATCAACGAGCTGACGGCCCAGAGAGGGCGTCTGCAGACGGAGTCAG GTGAATATTCACGCCAGCTAGATGAAAAGGACTCACTAGTGTCCCAGCTCTCCAGGGGCAAACAGGCGTTCACACAACAGATTGAGGAGCTGAAGAGGCAACTGGAAGAGGAGATAAAG GCCAAGAGTGCCCTGGCTCACGCTCTTCAGTCTTCCCGCCATGACTGTGACCTGCTGCGGGAACAGTATGAGGAGGAACAGGAGGCCAAGGCTGAGCTGCAGAGGGCCATGTCTAAGGCCAACAGCGAGGTGGCCCAGTGGAGGACAAAATATGAGACTGACGCCATCCAGCGCACGGAGGAGCTGGAAGAGGCCAA GAAGAAGCTGGCTCAGCGTCTTCAGGATGCTGAGGAGCATGTGGAAGCCGTGAACGCCAAGTGtgcttccctggagaagacaaaGCAGAGGCTGCAGAACGAGGTGGAGGACCTCATGATTGATGTGGAGAGGACCAACGCGGCCTGCGCTGCCCTGGACAAGAAGCAGCGAAATTTTGACAAG ATTCTGGCAGAATGGAAACAGAAGTACGAGGAAACCCACGCTGAGCTTGAAGCCTCCCAAAAGGAGTCCCGCTCTCTCAGCACAGAGCTGTTCAAGGTGAAGAACGCTTATGAGGAATCTTTAGACCATCTCGAAACCTTGAAACGGGAAAATAAGAATTTGCAGC AGGAGATTTCGGATCTCACTGAACAGATTGCAGAAGGGGGGAAACGCATCCATGAACTGGAAAAAATCAAGAAGCAAATTGAGCAGGAAAAATCTGAGCTTCAGGCCGCTTtagaggaagcagag GCATCTCTGGAGCATGAGGAGGGAAAGATCCTGCGCATCCAGCTGGAGCTGAACCAAGTCAAGTCTGAGATCGACAGGAAGATTGCCGAGAAGGACGAGGAGATCGACCAGCTGAAGAGAAACCACATTAGAGTCGTGGAGTCCATGCAGAGCACGCTGGACGCGGAGATCAGGAGCAGGAATGATGCCATCAGGatcaagaagaagatggagggagaCCTCAATGAGATGGAAATCCAGCTGAACCACTCCAACCGCATGGCTGCCGAGGCCCTGAGAAACTACAGGAACACACAAGGCATCCTCAAG GACACCCAGCTGCACCTGGATGATGCTCTCCGGGGCCAGGAGGACCTGAAGGAGCAGCTAGCCATGGTTGAGCGCAGAGCCAACCTGCTGCAGGCTGAGATCGAGGAGCTGCGGGCCACGCTGGAGCAGacagagaggagcaggaagatTGCAGAGCAGGAACTGCTGGATGCCAGTGAGCGCGTGCAGCTCCTCCACACCCAG AACACCAGCCTCATCAACACCAAGAagaagctggagacagacatttCCCAAATCCAGGGAGAGATGGAGGACATCGTCCAGGAAGCCCGCAACGCAGAAGAGAAGGCCAAGAAAGCCATCACTGAT GCCGCCATGATGGCggaggagctgaagaaggagcaggacaccagcGCCCACCTGGAGCGGATGAAGAAGAACATGGAGCAGACGGTGAAGGACCTGCAGCACCGTCTAGACGAGGCTGAGCAGCTGGCGCTGAAGGGTGGCAAGAAGCAGATCCAGAAACTGGAGGCCAGG GTCCGTGAACTTGAGGGAGAAGTTGAAAACGAACAGAAGCGCAATGTTGAAGCAATCAAGGGTCTGCGCAAACACGAGAGAAGAGTGAAGGAGCTCACTTACCAG ACTGAGGAAGACCGCAAGAATGTTCTCAGGCTCCAGGACCTTGTGGACAAACTGCAATCAAAGGTGAAAGCCTACAAGAGACAAGCCGAGGAAGCG GAGGAACAATCCAACGTCAACCTGGCCAAGTTCCGCAAGCTCCAGCATGagctggaggaggctgaggagcgGGCCGACATTGCCGAGTCCCAGGTCAACAAGCTGCGGGTGAAGAGCCGAGAGGTCCACACCAAAGTCATAAGTGAAGAGTAA